Proteins encoded in a region of the Oncorhynchus gorbuscha isolate QuinsamMale2020 ecotype Even-year linkage group LG16, OgorEven_v1.0, whole genome shotgun sequence genome:
- the rras gene encoding ras-related protein R-Ras, with translation MSAEEERFKLVVVGGGGVGKSALTIQFIQSYFVSDYDPTIEDSYTKICTVDGKETRLDILDTAGQEEFGAMREQYMRSGEGFLLVFALNDTGSYNEIHKFHTQILRVKDRDDFPMVLVGNKADLDQSRAISREEAQGFARENRIHYMEASAKNRYNVDEAFLEVVRAIRKFQETESPPLPANHTGKRKSGGCPCTLL, from the exons ATGTCTGCTGAGGAGGAGAGATTCAAACTGGTCGTCGTGGGCGGGGGCGGTGTGGGGAAAAGCGCCTTGACCATACAATTCATTCAG TCATACTTTGTATCGGATTATGACCCCACCATCGAGGACTCCTACACCAAAATATGCACAGTGGATGGGAAAGAGACACGATTAGACA tcttGGACACCGCAGGTCAGGAGGAGTTTGGGGCAATGAGGGAGCAGTACATGCGCTCAGGGGAAGGCTTCTTGCTGGTGTTCGCTCTGAATGACACTGGCAG TTACAATGAGATCCACAAGTTCCACACCCAGATACTGAGAGTGAAGGACCGGGATGACTTCCCCATGGTGCTGGTGGGGAACAAGGCTGACCTGGACCAGTCGAGAGCG ATCTCCAGAGAGGAGGCCCAGGGCTTTGCCAGAGAGAACAGGATCCATTACATGGAGGCCTCGGCTAAGAACCGCTACAACGTAGACGAAGCCTTCCTGGAGGTGGTGCGAGCTATAAG AAAGTTTCAGGAGACTGAGAGTCCCCCTCTACCTGCAAACCACACAGGAAAACGGAAGAGCGGTGGCTGCCCCTGCACCCTCCTTTAA
- the si:ch211-195b15.8 gene encoding tyrosine-protein phosphatase vhp-1 has product MVFYRERENGTRERPPLSLILPHLYLGAETDVTQDCLGARGISYVLSVSRCSPQPTFLPRSQYLRIPIDDSLRDDLLPHIPEALRFIDGAMSSGGSVIVHCAAGISRSPALAVAYIMYNLGMDLDHAYRFVKERRPSISPNFNFLGQLQHFQGTLAQKASNGNPTIQPIGSLDTCLQSSNENISCSSSVPLSANQIMNIQDNGYVAKDFLGVAKVHNMYNEISTCNTENIEQRCSYSCETQSLSEKPRQDQRSVPSQLTLSLSSKLRTLTLNLNHNHNQNQREAQISCGAMTPSPNEPATPTPKPNTLQIPTGIASLSEKRKSLTLSLSPVGAILPTPHQNEPQSNNRHSISHKPTRSSASNTIHKRESEGTSGSKRHGRKPSAVALSSSQTDVQQRERSTSCGKAAGRPNHCSSRTQVKVERAGRGQCKREPSRCQSVEKGRPNSTPKTGKDHSKGRAERETLTGSLSSSSVLNQLSIIVDQQVSPAAKLSASAVEAEEGVDAEQGLLSPLNLTVNKLLGWGEKMLLGVLLGPQIKVGQAVLPYRC; this is encoded by the exons ATGGTGttctacagggagagagagaacgggacaCGCGAACGTCCACCGCTGTCTCTCATCCTACCGCATCTTTACCTAGGTGCAGAGACGGACGTCACGCAG GATTGCCTCGGCGCTCGCGGGATCTCCTACGTGCTAAGCGTGAGCCGCTGCAGCCCGCAGCCTACTTTCCTTCCCCGTTCCCAGTACCTTCGCATCCCCATCGACGACTCTCTCCGAGATGACCTGCTGCCCCATATCCCGGAGGCACTGCGTTTTATCG aTGGGGCTATGTCATCAGGTGGATCTGTGATAGTTCATTGTGCTGCAGGAATCTCTCGCTCCCCTGCCCTGGCTGTGGCCTACATTATGTACAACCTGGGGATGGACCTTGACCATGCCTACAG GTTTGTGAAAGAGCGCAGGCCTTCAATCTCCCCTAACTTCAATTTTCTGGGTCAGCTACAACACTTCCAGGGAACCCTCGCTCAGAAGGCCTCTAATGGCAACCCCACTATCCAGCCAATCGGATCACTGGACACATGCCTGCAGTCAAGCAATGAAAACATTAGCTGCAgttcctctgtccccctgtcagccaatcagatcATGAATATTCAGGACAATGGCTATGTTGCTAAGGACTTTTTAGGGGTTGCTAAAGTGCATAATATGTACAATGAGATTTCCACTTGTAACACAGAGAACATAGAGCAAAGGTGCTCATATTCATGTGAAACTCAGAGTCTATCAGAGAAGCCACGGCAAGACCAGAGGAGTGTGCCTTCACAACTGacgctgtctctctctagcaAACTCAGAACGCTCACTCTCAACCTGAACCATAACCACAACCAGAACCAGAGGGAGGCCCAGATCTCGTGTGGAGCAATGACTCCAAGCCCCAACGAACCAGCGACACCAACACCAAAGCCCAACACACTACAAATCCCAACAGGCATTGCGTCTCTCTCTGAGAAGCGAAAGAgcctcaccctctccctgtctcccgtTGGTGCAATTCTCCCAACCCCCCACCAGAATGAGCCACAAAGCAACAACAGGCACAGCATTAGCCACAAGCCAACACGCTCCAGCGCTTCCAACACCATCCACAAGAGGGAGTCAGAAGGCACCAGTGGTTCAAAAAGGCACGGTAGAAAGCCTTCGGCGGTGGCCCTTTCCTCCTCACAGACAGAcgtacaacagagagagaggagcacatcCTGTGGCAAAGCAGCAGGTCGGCCCAATCACTGCTCCTCCCGAACCCAGGTGAAAGTAGAGAGAGCTGGAAGAGGCCAGTGTAAAAGAGAGCCCAGCCGCTGTCAGAGCGTGGAGAAGGGGAGGCCTAACTCAACTCCAAAGACAGGGAAGGACCACAGCAAgggaagagcagagagggagacgcTAACTGGGAGCCTGAGCAGCAGTTCTGTTTTGAATCAGCTCAGTATCATAGTTGACCAGCAGGTGTCGCCAGCAGCTAAACTGTCTGCATCTGCAGTGGAGGCTGAGGAAGGAGTGGATGCTGAACAgggcctcctgtctcctctcaaCCTGACTGTCAACAAGCTGCTGGGCTGGGGGGAGAAGATGTTGTTGGGGGTTCTGCTTGGCCCCCAGATCAAAGTGGGACAGGCTGTTCTGCCCTATAGGTGCTGA